One genomic window of Arachis hypogaea cultivar Tifrunner chromosome 8, arahy.Tifrunner.gnm2.J5K5, whole genome shotgun sequence includes the following:
- the LOC112706782 gene encoding fasciclin-like arabinogalactan protein 12, producing MVTIMKFFYSLSLVLILLFSSTTTISAATEPAPAPSSAPTDIIRILKKAGGFTTLIRLLTTTQVSTQMNAQLLNSNNGMTLFAPNDNAFQSLKPGFLNSLNDQQKNELIQFHLLPSFVAITNFDTLSNPVRTQAGDDPERLALNITSSGNQVNLTTGIVNATLGGSVYSDHQLAVYQVDKVLLPKDFFLPKRPPPPAPSPEDKPKDSKKKSDADGPASSADASSANKRGVMLLLLTFFLVAVSSLL from the coding sequence ATGGTGACAATAATGAAATTCTTCTACTCCCTCTCACTTGTTCTGATCTTGTTgttctcttccaccaccaccatttCGGCGGCAACGGAACCAGCACCGGCACCGTCGTCGGCGCCCACAGATATCATAAGAATCCTGAAGAAAGCCGGAGGATTCACAACCCTAATCCGTCTTCTGACAACCACACAAGTTTCGACGCAGATGAACGCTCAGCTCTTAAACTCAAACAACGGCATGACACTCTTTGCACCAAACGACAACGCGTTTCAGAGCCTCAAACCAGGGTTCCTCAACTCTCTCAACGATCAACAGAAGAACGAGCTCATCCAGTTCCATCTTCTGCCATCTTTCGTTGCGATCACCAACTTCGACACTCTCAGCAACCCTGTGAGGACGCAAGCCGGTGACGATCCTGAGAGGCTGGCACTCAACATAACAAGTTCCGGGAACCAAGTCAACTTGACAACCGGCATTGTTAACGCCACGCTTGGTGGTAGTGTTTATTCTGATCACCAGCTTGCGGTTTATCAGGTTGATAAGGTGCTTCTCCCTAAGGATTTCTTTCTTCCTAAGAGGCCACCGCCGCCGGCACCCTCTCCGGAAGACAAGCCTAAGGATTCTAAGAAGAAGTCTGATGCTGACGGTCCTGCTTCTTCTGCCGATGCTTCTTCTGCGAACAAACGTGGAGTCATGTTGTTGCTGCTAACATTTTTTCTTGTTGCAGTTTCATCATTATTGTGA